A single window of Methylacidimicrobium sp. AP8 DNA harbors:
- the murC gene encoding UDP-N-acetylmuramate--L-alanine ligase, whose protein sequence is MIRSTPFWLAGGPPEGRARLHFLGICGTAMGAAAAMLQEEGWRVGGSDESVYPPLSTFLASRGVPLHEGYRPENLPKDPGAIIIVGNAIRRGNPELEAVLEEKRLYLSLPELLKLLFLWKSRNFVVAGTHGKTTTASLLAWLFAAAGKNPSFLIGGLPENFGAGGHKGNGDIWVLEGDEYDTAFFDKRSKFLHYLPEVVLINNIEFDHADIFPDLASIQLSFRRLVQLVPRTGRVFVNADDPNSLAVCEGSPAPVTRVGFGKKAEIPIRVVRYFEEGSEFEMLGRRLRIPLVGELYVRNAAMAVAAAVHGGVSLDTIAEKGLPGFRGVRRRGEVHAEVGGVTIVDDFGHHPTAIRETLRSLRLRFPDRRLWAIFEPRSNTTRRAVFQQALPEALQGADGIFLADVARKDQLPDSDRLDPRRVVEDLRRKGRLAFFEPDADAITAHLLTLVKSGDVLVIFSNGGFDGIQEKLTTALRQAGST, encoded by the coding sequence TTGATTCGCAGCACCCCATTTTGGCTTGCCGGCGGGCCGCCGGAGGGTCGCGCGCGCCTCCACTTTCTCGGAATCTGCGGAACGGCCATGGGGGCGGCGGCGGCCATGCTCCAGGAAGAGGGGTGGCGGGTCGGCGGCTCCGATGAAAGCGTCTATCCGCCTCTCTCGACCTTCCTGGCGTCCCGAGGCGTTCCGTTGCACGAAGGATATCGACCGGAAAACCTGCCGAAGGATCCCGGAGCCATCATCATCGTGGGCAACGCGATCCGGCGAGGCAATCCGGAGCTGGAGGCGGTCTTGGAGGAGAAGCGCCTCTATCTCTCTCTTCCCGAACTGCTCAAGCTTCTCTTTCTCTGGAAATCGCGAAACTTTGTGGTTGCCGGCACTCACGGGAAAACGACCACCGCCTCCCTGCTGGCGTGGCTCTTCGCCGCCGCCGGGAAGAATCCCTCTTTCCTGATAGGCGGCTTGCCCGAGAATTTCGGAGCCGGCGGACACAAGGGGAATGGCGATATCTGGGTCTTGGAAGGCGACGAGTATGACACGGCCTTCTTCGATAAGCGGAGCAAGTTTCTCCACTACCTTCCGGAGGTTGTTCTTATCAACAACATCGAGTTCGACCATGCGGACATCTTCCCCGATCTTGCCTCGATCCAACTCTCTTTCCGGCGGCTGGTGCAGCTTGTGCCGCGGACCGGTCGAGTCTTCGTGAATGCGGACGATCCCAACAGCTTGGCCGTTTGCGAGGGGAGTCCGGCACCCGTGACCAGGGTCGGATTCGGAAAAAAGGCGGAGATTCCGATCCGGGTCGTTCGCTACTTCGAAGAGGGTTCCGAGTTCGAAATGCTGGGCCGCCGCCTCCGAATCCCTCTGGTCGGCGAACTCTACGTGCGCAATGCGGCCATGGCCGTGGCGGCGGCCGTCCATGGCGGGGTCTCTCTCGATACGATCGCCGAAAAAGGGTTGCCCGGCTTTCGCGGGGTGCGGCGCCGCGGCGAGGTGCATGCGGAAGTCGGGGGGGTGACGATCGTGGATGATTTCGGGCACCATCCCACAGCGATTCGAGAGACCCTCCGTTCCCTCCGTCTTCGGTTTCCGGACCGCCGCCTCTGGGCCATTTTCGAGCCGCGGAGCAATACCACAAGACGCGCTGTTTTCCAGCAGGCGCTTCCCGAGGCGCTGCAAGGGGCGGACGGAATCTTTCTCGCCGATGTGGCTCGCAAGGATCAGCTTCCCGACTCGGATCGCCTCGATCCTCGCAGGGTCGTAGAGGATCTGCGGCGGAAAGGAAGGCTTGCGTTCTTCGAGCCCGACGCCGACGCGATCACCGCACACCTCTTGACCCTGGTGAAGTCGGGAGATGTCCTTGTGATCTTCAGCAACGGTGGATTCGACGGCATTCAGGAAAAATTGACGACCGCATTGCGGCAAGCTGGGTCAACATGA